The candidate division WOR-3 bacterium region AGAGATTGAAAAAGAAAAATGAAAAAATTTAAGGAATCTCTTTCAATAAATATAAGAGCAATATTAGCAAGAGCCTATGTTAGAATAGTTGCAACCCACAGGGAAGGTTCTTGGATTTTTTTATATGGTTTAACAGGTCTTATTTCAATAGCCTCCTACATTTTTTTATACAGGAATCTTGGAGCAAAAAAGGTATTTGAAGGATTTGTTATAATAGGTGGTTTTGTTTTAGCTTTCTGGATAAATGTTTTATGGAGTATAGCCTCACAGCTATACTGGGAAAAACTTTCAGGTAATTTAAGATACTTTATAATAGCACCTTGTTCAAAAATGTCAATTTTAATTGGAATGTCAATAGGTGGAATTTATATGATTTTATTCAGATCTATATTTATTCTTTTTACTGCTTTTATAATTTTTAAAACACCATTAACACTTTTTAATCCTTTTCTTGCAATTTTAACATTTTTTATTACTCTTTTTGGACTCTATGGGCTTGGTATGTCTTTTTCTTCTTTATATCTTATATGGGGAAGAGAGGCTTGGCACTTATCTAATCTATTTCAAGAGCCTGTTTATGCAATTTCTGGTTTATATTATCCGATAAAAGTTTTACCAATTTTTATTATTTTTGTAGCTTCTCTTATCCCCCTTACCCTTGGTCTTGATGCTATTAGGCAGGCTTTTTTCGGAAAAGAAGCAGAAGGAATTTTAAACATTTATATTGAAATTTTAATACTTACAATTTTATCAGTGATTTTTCTTTTACTTTCTTACTATACTTTAATAAAGATGGAAAACATAGCAAGAAAATGGGGAACACTTATTGAAAGATGGCAATAGTAAGATTTCTTTACTCCTCTTTCCTATTAGCTTTCAAGGTTGAATCAAACTGGACTCGACCTTTCTGGTTTTTCTTTTATCATGCAATAAAACCCTTTTCTACAGTTATTCTGGTTTTATTCATGTATAAGGCTATACTTGGTTTTGATTTTGAAAATCCTTATTTCCCCTTTTTATATACTGGAACGGTTTTCTGGGCTTTTATTCAGAATTCAATATTTGGAATTTCATGGAGTATTCTCAGTGATAGGGAATTTTATCAGACTTTAAAATATATGGTAACTTTACCTTTTTCCTATTCATTAAATTTATTTGGTAGATTCTTAGCCTATCTTGTTCTTTCAATATTTTCAGTAACAGTTCTTTTAATAGCAGGAAAGATAATATTCAAGGTAAATTATTTAATTGAACCTTTATTTTTCATATATTTTTTTTCTGCAATACCTTTATTTTTTTCATCAGGTTTACTTTTTTCATCTCTTTTACTTATTTATCCCAGATATGCTTTTTTTATTCAGGAACTCTTTTCAGGAGTATTGTTTTTAATTTCAGGAGTTATTTATCCTATTAAAATTCTTCCTTATCCCTTAAATCTAATTGCAGCATATTCACCTATTACAATATGGCTTGATGGTTTGAGGAAAAGTCTTGGATTAAAGCTTTTTTCCCAGGAGATTTTTAATCCTGAAAATATTTCCTTTATTTTTATATTTTTCTTATTTTCTTTTTTCTTTTCCATTATCTCAATTTACCTTTTTAATCTTTCAGAAAATATGGCAAGGAAAAAGGGACTCCTTGAAGAAACAACAGGTGGTTGAAGTTTTAATAGTGAAATAATAAATGAAATAAATGAAAAAAAGAAGAAGATATTTAGATGATTTCCTTTCCCTTATACCGATTTATGAGGATAAAAAAAGAAACTGCCTTAAAAAATTTACTTTTAGAAAATAGAAAATTTATTAAAAACAAGGTATTTTTCTTGTATTTTCATTAGAAATAAAAGGTCATATTCAAGTGGGTGTAAAATTATTAAACTACTATTTCTTCAAACCTTCTACTCTTTGGAATCTGGCTTTTTATTTTGTTTTCCCTTTTAACACCAATTCCAAGGCATATTCCATCATAAACAAGAATTTTAAAACCATTTTCCTCTTTATCTGAAATTTCAATATCAAGACCCTTTAAAATTTTTATCGCATCTTCAGAATTTTTTATTTCATAAATATTTTTCTTAATAAATGGAAAAACAAGTTGAACAAAATTTGTTGTCAATTTATATTCATTATTATGCAATCTTGCTATACGGATTCCCTCTCTGAAAGAATGGGGAATCTCAAATTTTTCAAAATCTCCTGATAAAAGCCATATATCATTTTTTAATTTAAAAATTTTATCATCAAAATAAGATTCATCTATTCCAAAATATTCCTTAAGAAATTTTAAAAACCTTCTAATTTCAGAATTATCCCTTTTTAAAAGTTTTCTATATTCTTTTTTTACAACATAATTTTTTTCTTTTTTTAGTTTATCTATTTTTTTCATTTTAACAATAAAAAACCCCTCCATTTTTGATTTATGAGGCCATATCCTGATAGCTTTTTCAATTTCTTTTGAAAACTTTTTATCCCTGTATTCAGTTATACCTCTTTCCTCATTTATGTTAATTTCGTCAATTTTCATCACTTCTAATGGATAAGTTTTTAAAATTTCATCAATAAGTTCTTCGTTTTCTTCAACTGTTAATGTGCAAGTTGAATAAACAATTTCACCCCCTACTTTTAAAGCCTTTATTGCTGAAACAAGAAGTTTTTTTTGAATATTTTTATAAAAATTAACTTCCTTTTCATTCCACCAGGAAAGAACTTCCTTTGCTTTATGGAGAGTTCCCATACTTGAACAAGGAGCATCAACAAGAATTTTATCAAAACTTTCAAAATAAAATTTTCCAAATTGGGCTCCATCCATCATAGTTATGGCAGAATTAATAAGACCAATTCTATCAATGTTATGGGTTAAAGCTTTTATTCTTGGTAAATGAATATCATTACAAACAAGAACACCTTTATTTTCCATAATTTCACCAATCTGAGTTGCTTTTGAACCAGGAGCAGAAGCAATATCAAGTATAAATTGACCTTTTTCAGGTTTTAGAATCTTTACAGGTAAAAGGGAAGATTTTTCCTGTATGTAAAAAAAACCTGCGTAGTGTTCAAGAGTTTTACCTATTTCATATGGTTCATAAATAACTTCAAAGGAATTTTCATAAAGAGGGTTTTCTTTTAATATAAAACCTTTCTTTATTAGTCTTTCCTTCAAAAAATTTCTATCAGTTTTTAAAATATTAACCCTTAAGGTTTTAGGGAATTCATCCTTAACAGATTCAAAAAATTCTTTTGTTTCCTTAGAACCAATAAGTTTAACAAGGTAAGAATAAAAGGAGGTATTTTCAAACAAGATTTCTTGCAAGTTCCCTTATGTTAAGAGCACTTTCCTTTATTTTTATTGCAGAGTTTATTACCTTTAAATCTTCAGTCTTCTGTGAAATTGTATTTGCTTCTTTTAAAATTTCCTGTCCATAAAAATCCAGTTTTTTACCCCATGGTCCATCTTTATTTTTTAAAATTCTCATAATACTTTTTATATGAGAGCCTATTCTAACAATTTCCTCATTTATTTTCTCACTATTCATCTTTTCTAAATTAAACACAATTTTTTTTATTTCCCTTTCAATTGCTTTCTTTATTTCTTCTCCCTCTTTTAATCTTTTTTCTTCAAGTTCTATTAGGGCTTTTTTTAAAAGTTTTTTTAAAAGTATCCATATTCTTTTTTCAGGATAAATAAATTTAACAAGACCAGGAATTTTGAATGGGTCAATTGTAAATAGTAAATTCTTTTTACTTTTAAGTTTTATATCTTTAATTAAATTTTCATTAATTTTGAATCTCAATCCCGTTTCAGGAAAATTAATTTTAACTACGAATTTTCCATCTTTTAAATGTTTTTCAAGAAAATTTCTTACCTTTGCTTCTATTCCAGGTATCTCTGGCTGTAAAATAACTTTAAATTCAGAACCTAATGAATTTAAAGATATAATTTCAAGTTTACAGAAAATATTACCTTCTCTTCCTGATTTCGTGCTTACACCTGTCATACTTTTTATCCCCTTTTTAATTTTCATTCCATTAAAACATATTCAAAAAGCAAATCAGATATAAAGAAATAAAGAACATCAAAGAAAAAAAGAAAAAAAGCATAGTTTAAATTAAAAATTTTCTCTTCAAGCAAAAGAGTTAAACTTTTTGTAACTGAGATAAAGGGAGGAACAAATAGGGGTAATAAAATTATAGGCAGTAAAAATTCCCTTGCCTTAGATGAAAAGGTGAGAAAGGATAAAAGTGTTCCAAGAATTGAAAACCCAAAGGAAAATAAAATTAAAATTATAAAAAAAGGAAAAAAGAGCGGAAAATCAATATTAAGGAAAATTGAGAAAATTACCATTAAAATAAAACCTGAAATTAACTGAAATAAAAACATGGAAAGGATTTTTGAAATGAAAATATAATTTCTCGGAATAGGAAATGTTAAAAGAGAGTATATTCCACCTGTTTCAAATTCCATTGAACTTATTCTTTCAAATCCAATCATTCCTGCAAAAATAAAGGATAAAAAATAGAAAAAGGAAAAAAGCTTCAAATCTTCAATTCTTTCAATTCCAAAACTTATAAGAAAAAGTAATAAAAAGGAAAAAAGGAGATA contains the following coding sequences:
- a CDS encoding ABC transporter permease yields the protein MKKFKESLSINIRAILARAYVRIVATHREGSWIFLYGLTGLISIASYIFLYRNLGAKKVFEGFVIIGGFVLAFWINVLWSIASQLYWEKLSGNLRYFIIAPCSKMSILIGMSIGGIYMILFRSIFILFTAFIIFKTPLTLFNPFLAILTFFITLFGLYGLGMSFSSLYLIWGREAWHLSNLFQEPVYAISGLYYPIKVLPIFIIFVASLIPLTLGLDAIRQAFFGKEAEGILNIYIEILILTILSVIFLLLSYYTLIKMENIARKWGTLIERWQ
- a CDS encoding NOL1/NOP2/sun family putative RNA methylase; its protein translation is MQEILFENTSFYSYLVKLIGSKETKEFFESVKDEFPKTLRVNILKTDRNFLKERLIKKGFILKENPLYENSFEVIYEPYEIGKTLEHYAGFFYIQEKSSLLPVKILKPEKGQFILDIASAPGSKATQIGEIMENKGVLVCNDIHLPRIKALTHNIDRIGLINSAITMMDGAQFGKFYFESFDKILVDAPCSSMGTLHKAKEVLSWWNEKEVNFYKNIQKKLLVSAIKALKVGGEIVYSTCTLTVEENEELIDEILKTYPLEVMKIDEININEERGITEYRDKKFSKEIEKAIRIWPHKSKMEGFFIVKMKKIDKLKKEKNYVVKKEYRKLLKRDNSEIRRFLKFLKEYFGIDESYFDDKIFKLKNDIWLLSGDFEKFEIPHSFREGIRIARLHNNEYKLTTNFVQLVFPFIKKNIYEIKNSEDAIKILKGLDIEISDKEENGFKILVYDGICLGIGVKRENKIKSQIPKSRRFEEIVV
- a CDS encoding DUF1732 domain-containing protein encodes the protein MKIKKGIKSMTGVSTKSGREGNIFCKLEIISLNSLGSEFKVILQPEIPGIEAKVRNFLEKHLKDGKFVVKINFPETGLRFKINENLIKDIKLKSKKNLLFTIDPFKIPGLVKFIYPEKRIWILLKKLLKKALIELEEKRLKEGEEIKKAIEREIKKIVFNLEKMNSEKINEEIVRIGSHIKSIMRILKNKDGPWGKKLDFYGQEILKEANTISQKTEDLKVINSAIKIKESALNIRELARNLV
- a CDS encoding heme exporter protein CcmB, yielding MKYIIHLIKKDILLEFRTKEIIIPYLLFSFLLLFLISFGIERIEDLKLFSFFYFLSFIFAGMIGFERISSMEFETGGIYSLLTFPIPRNYIFISKILSMFLFQLISGFILMVIFSIFLNIDFPLFFPFFIILILFSFGFSILGTLLSFLTFSSKAREFLLPIILLPLFVPPFISVTKSLTLLLEEKIFNLNYAFFLFFFDVLYFFISDLLFEYVLME